In Rhodothermales bacterium, the following are encoded in one genomic region:
- a CDS encoding OmpH family outer membrane protein: protein MDSDYILEKVPEFATIQQNIDRQTQEWEKELETSQTAVDELFREYQARELLYTNEERKRKREEIMQAEQDMERLRMRYFGPDGELYTQQDNLMRPLQERVLEAIEKVAAEDGFDYIFDKSGDFLFLFAREQHNVSDRVLEELGIDLEAPGARR from the coding sequence GTGGATTCTGACTACATCCTTGAAAAGGTGCCCGAGTTTGCGACGATCCAGCAAAACATCGATCGGCAGACGCAGGAGTGGGAAAAGGAGCTAGAGACGAGTCAGACGGCCGTCGATGAACTATTCCGTGAATACCAGGCCCGCGAGCTGCTGTACACGAACGAAGAGCGGAAGCGGAAGCGGGAAGAGATCATGCAGGCCGAGCAGGACATGGAGCGCCTCCGGATGCGGTATTTTGGACCGGATGGCGAACTGTATACCCAGCAGGATAATCTGATGCGGCCGCTGCAAGAGCGTGTGCTCGAAGCGATCGAGAAGGTGGCGGCTGAGGATGGATTCGATTATATCTTCGACAAAAGCGGAGACTTTCTCTTTCTGTTCGCACGTGAGCAGCACAACGTGAGCGATCGCGTTCTGGAGGAACTCGGCATCGACCTCGAAGCCCCGGGCGCCCGCCGTTGA